A stretch of DNA from Leptospira barantonii:
TAAACGGACGTCAGGTTTTGAACTCCGGAAAAATCCAAAGAAAGAAGGACGGAAGCCTCGACGCGGTCGAAGAGGGAGCCAAGCCGTTATTTTTGGAATTCGAACCTTCCGGTTCCGATCTGCAAATCGTATTACAAATCGCGAATGAAGATCTGAGACTCGGAGGTTTTTGGTCTCCGATCGTGATCGGGGAAGTCGAAGCACTTCGTTCCGAATGGAATCGTTCCCTTCGATTGGACGCGTTTTTGGTGGGAGGACTTTTGATCATGTCCTTTCTGCATCTTTCGTTTTACTTCGTAAGAAGAAAGGAAACCCCTTCGCTTTATTTCGGTTTGTTCTGTCTTCTGATGGGTTCGAGAAGTTTGTTTCCCGGAAACCGTTTGATTCTAGAATATACGGACGCAATCAATTATGAGAATATAATCAGAATTGAATATTTGACTTTCTATTTATCGGTTCCCGTCTTTTTGAACTACATTCTTTCCTTATATCCACGCGATCTAAAAAGGGTTTTTGTGGATATTCTCTGGTGGATATCGATCGTCGCTTCCGCGATGGTTATCTTTTTTCCGATGAGAATTTTTACGCATACGATTCCTATCTATTATCTAAACGCGTTTATGGCGGGTAGCCTCGGTCTTTATACGCTCATCCGCGCGGTCCGCAAAAAAAGGGAAGGTTCTCTGATTCTTTTATCTGGATTCGTTTTTATCTATCTCGCGATGATCAACGATCTTTTGTATGTGAGTTACTATTTGGAGACCGGTTATTATTCTTCCCTGGGGACCTTTATCTTTTTGGCGGCTCAGTCGGTTTCGCTTTCGGTGAGAAATTCCAAGAACATGCAAAGACTTTTCGATCTATCCAGAAACTTGGAAAAAAAAGTGGAGGAAAGAACACATCGACTTCGTTTCGCTCTGAGAACGATCGAAGAGGATTTGGACATGGCGGTCAAAATTCAGACGGACTTCTTGGAGGTTCCGGACGATGTCGTATTAAAAAAAGCGGGAATCAGACTCTATTCTTTCTATCAACCGATCTCCAAAGTGGGCGGCGACTTCTATATCGTTCGTCCGGTGGGAGAGAAAAAGCTCAGAATCTTTTTGGCGGACGCAATCGGTCACGGAGTTCAAGCCTCTCTCATGACGATGGTGATTCAAAGCGAATACAATTCGATCTTCGATTCTAAACTTTCACCGGGACAACTGTTGACAAAACTTTCGGGACGTTTCAGCGCTCGAATCGGAGACGTAAGTCCGTTTTTTTCGGGATTGGTTCTCGATTTAGATTTAGAAAATAATAAAATTCTAATATCAAGCGCGGGAAATCCGCCTTGTGTTCTCGATTCGAAAGAGGAAACGGTTTCTTTGGATCTGATCGGACCTTATGCGGGGATGATTCCCGGTTATACATACGAAGAATTGTCCAAGGATTTACCGAATGAATTCAGATTGTTTCTGTTTACGGACGGACTTCCGGATCGATTTATTTTTTCGGAAGAGGAACTCGAGAATTTCTCAATGGAACAATGGCTCAAACAAAGAAGAAGCGGATCGATCGGAAGCGTTTGCAAAGAATTGTTGGATTCGGCCAACGGTCTGAATTTGCCCGATTTTAAAAAAGACGATATTACCTTGCTCGGAATCGAAAGATCGATTTTGGATTAGGGTCGGTTTTTGGATTTATAGAAAAGGCCTATTGAAAAAGATGGCATAGGACGTAAATGCGATTCTATCGATTCGAAACGGATCGATTTGTTTCCATACTTTATAAGTCCGAAGGAGTCCGATATGGCATTCAAAATGGACGGAGCAAAATTCCCAACCTTAGAAGAATTGATCGCGGCCCTCTATCCACTTTACGCGGATAAAATGTCCGAAGCGGATTTTAAAAAATACGTCCAGGA
This window harbors:
- a CDS encoding PP2C family protein-serine/threonine phosphatase; the protein is MQEPPIAKAGILEASSWDFSKKGKLTLRGEWMFHWGAWKYLSSEKEGENLKTSSEIVYVPSAWNGENRNGKGFGSYTLDVKLPENVSKLGMILPDQSSSYELFLNGRQVLNSGKIQRKKDGSLDAVEEGAKPLFLEFEPSGSDLQIVLQIANEDLRLGGFWSPIVIGEVEALRSEWNRSLRLDAFLVGGLLIMSFLHLSFYFVRRKETPSLYFGLFCLLMGSRSLFPGNRLILEYTDAINYENIIRIEYLTFYLSVPVFLNYILSLYPRDLKRVFVDILWWISIVASAMVIFFPMRIFTHTIPIYYLNAFMAGSLGLYTLIRAVRKKREGSLILLSGFVFIYLAMINDLLYVSYYLETGYYSSLGTFIFLAAQSVSLSVRNSKNMQRLFDLSRNLEKKVEERTHRLRFALRTIEEDLDMAVKIQTDFLEVPDDVVLKKAGIRLYSFYQPISKVGGDFYIVRPVGEKKLRIFLADAIGHGVQASLMTMVIQSEYNSIFDSKLSPGQLLTKLSGRFSARIGDVSPFFSGLVLDLDLENNKILISSAGNPPCVLDSKEETVSLDLIGPYAGMIPGYTYEELSKDLPNEFRLFLFTDGLPDRFIFSEEELENFSMEQWLKQRRSGSIGSVCKELLDSANGLNLPDFKKDDITLLGIERSILD